Below is a genomic region from Anoxybacillus flavithermus.
AATGTTCGAAACGAATGCGCACCCATTTTACCTCATTTATTTAGCGTCTTTAGAAGCGATGTTACCAATTTATGTTGTTTGTTATTTAATATATGAACATTATGAGCAAGCAAAGAAAAAATATGTTGTAAGTGAAGATAAAAAGGTTTTATACGTGAAACCAAAGTATTTTCGCAAAATGTCGTAAGGAGGGGAATCCCCTCTTTTTTTATACATGAAAAACAATGCTTTAGTGAAATATAGGAGTGTGGTATAGTATATATGCAACGATAAAGATTAAAGGAGGATACATATGAGCGTTCATATTGGAGCAAAAGAACATGAGATTGCGGATAAAATTTTACTTCCAGGAGATCCACTTCGCGCAAAATATATCGCTGAAACGTTTTTAGAGGGAGCTACTTGCTATAATCAAGTTCGCGGTATGTTAGGATTTACAGGTACATATAAAGGACATCGCATTTCTGTTCAAGGAACAGGCATGGGAGTTCCGTCTATTTCGATTTATGTTACTGAACTTATGCAAAGCTACAACGTTCAAACATTAATTCGCGTCGGAACATGCGGTGCTATTCAGAAAGATGTAAAAGTTCGTGATGTTATTTTAGCGATGACATCTTCAACAGATTCTCAAATGAATCGCATGACATTTGGAGGGATTGATTACGCTCCGACAGCTAACTTTGACTTGTTGAAAACAGCGTACGAAATTGGAAAAGAAAAAGGATTACAATTAAAAGTTGGAAGTGTATTTACAGCGGACATGTTTTATAATGAAAATGCACAATTTGAAAAACTGGCACGCTACGGTGTACTGGCGGTAGAAATGGAAACAACAGCACTTTACACGCTAGCAGCTAAATTTGGTAGAAAAGCATTATCGGTATTAACAGTAAGCGATCACATTTTAACAGGGGAAGAGACAACGGCTGAAGAGCGCCAAACAACATTTAACGAAATGATCGAAGTCGCTCTTGAAACAGCGATTCGCCAATAAGCTAAAAAATGAAGAAAGCTCCTGCGAATCATTTTCCTCGCGGAGCTTTCTTCTATTCGTGAGGGAGAAGAAATGAAAAAATGGTTATGTTGTTTTGTTATCATCGTTAGTGGCTGTCAATCCTTTGGATCACTTGAACCTGAACAAAAACCATCTAAACCCCCCGTACAAGTTGAAGAGCCATCTTCTGAAGCACCGATACCATCTTCTGAAACGAAGGAACAAGAAGAGCTTGTACTTGAAGAACGATTTTGGAATCAAATCGAAGTGCAAAATGGGGTAAAAGTCATTATAAATCCAGATAATATACTAGCTTTAGTAAATAAGGAACAGCAATTACCTGCTGACTACAAGCCGGCTGACTTAGTTATTCCAAATGTTCCGTTTACGTTTAAAGAAACGGATGTTGAAAAACGACACATGCGTGCAGAAGCTGCAAAAGCGTTAGAATCGATGTTTACAGCAGCGAAACAACAACAAGTTTTGTTATATGCTGTATCTGGCTATCGTTCGTATGAACGGCAACAACAGCTGTTTGCATCTGAAGTTCAACGATCAGGGGAAGAGAAAGCAGTTGTTGCCGTTGCGATGCCTGGGAAAAGTGAACATCAAACCGGATTGGCGATGGATATTACAAGTCCAAGTATTCAATATGCCATTACCCCTGCTTTTGGTGACACGCGAGAAGGAAAGTGGGTAGCTGAGCATGCGCATGAATTTGGTTTTATTATTCGCTATCCGAAAGGAAAAGAGCATATTACAAAATATCAATACGAGCCTTGGCATTTGCGTTATGTCGGCGTGAAGGCAGCCAAAATTATTTATGAAAAACAAATCACGCTAGAGGAATATTTTCAAATTGTAAAGAAAATATAAAGTTACACGCATTTGAATACACGATATTGTTCAAACACGCGAGCAAGTTTTGTAGAAATATAAATGTATATTTCTGACCGATATACTGCAGTTAGTGCTTGACGGAAATGCATTTGTTTAACGAATAAATCAATTTGATGTTTAGCGTATTTCATCGCCTGGTGTTGTGAAATAATTTGTTTCTTCATAATTTTCAACTCAATTTCTGTCAATAAGGAGACAGAAAAGCGAAGGATTGCTGCCTCTGTTTGGCCGATAAATTGCGAAATCATCGTTCTCATTCCTCCTTCAAGCGTATTTACAATTTTGAAATATACTTTACAATACATTAACATATTTCGTTTAAAAAGAATGTCGGAATGTGAGCCGAAATTTCGACAAAAAGGGAGCTACTGTGTGAAAGTAGCTCCCTTTTTATAACACAATTGCTGCGATCCATGCGAAAATAATAACAGGAATATTGTAATGAATAAAAGTTGGGACGCATGTATCCCAAATGTGATGATGTTGACCGTCAACATTTAAACCCGATGTTGGGCCGAGTGTGCTATCAGAGGCAGGTGATCCAGCATCACCAAGTGCACCAGCAGCACCAATAATCGCAATCGTTGCCATCGGACTAAGCCCAAGCTTCACACAAAGTGGTACGAAAATGGTTGCAATAATTGGGACAGTAGAAAATGAAGACCCAATTCCCATCGTGATGAACAGACCAACAATTAACATAAGCAATGCACCAAGCGCTGCATGATGACCAATAAGTGAAGCAGCTTGTTCAACGAGTTTTTCAATATGACCAGTTTGTTTTAATACATTGGCGAAGCCTGAGGCACTTAACATAACAAACCCAATAAACGCCATCATGCGCATACCTTCTGTTAATAAACCATCACTTTCTGCTAAACGAATGCATCCGCTTAAGTAAATGACGACAATTCCTGCAAATGCTCCAAAAATCATAGAATCGAGAGCAAGTTGCACAGTTAAAGCAACGATGACAGCCATAACCGCAAACCATACCCCACGGCGTTGAAACGACGAAGTTCCTTCATTTTCTAGTTTTACTTGTTTATACGTACGCGGTTTTCGATATGTGAAAAAAGCAAGAAGTAAACCGACGATCATTCCGAGTGAAGGTAAAAACATCGCTTTTGGAATATCTGACTTTGCAACAACTAACCCACCTTGAGCCATGTTAGATTGTACAATGTCATGAAAAATGGCACCAAATCCGGTAGGTAGCCACATATAAGGGGTAATTAAACCAAAAGTAATGATTGATGCGACTAACCGACGATCCACTTGCAATTCATTTAAAACGTGTAAAAGTGGCGGAATCAAAATAGGAATAAACGCAATATGGATTGGAATTAAGTTTTGTGAAAAACAAGACATCAATAAAATGAAAAGAAGAACAAGCGCTTTGGAATATTGTGTCCTTTTTTCCTCCCCTTGTTTTCCAACGATTTTTATAATCACATGAACAATGGCGTTCGGCAATCCTGTTTTTGAAATAGCGATGGCAAACCCACCTAACAAAGCATAACTTAACGCGACTTCTGCACTATTCCCCAGTCCTTCTGAAAACGATTCAACCGTTTTGGAGAGACCGAGATTTCCGAACCATCCTCCTACTAATGATGCAATTAATAACGAAAATACGACGTTCATTCGCATTAAACTAAGAATGAGCATGACGAGTACTGAGATGATAACCGCATTCATAATCAAGACCTCCGAAAAAACACTTTAGTTTGATAAATTGGTAGAGTGATGAAACATTAAACACTTTATCACATTTTTTTATTAGACGTCAATAGTGAATTTGGTTAAAGGCAATGTTATTGCACGTTTCCTACTGTTCTTCAATAAACCAATTTTGTTGCTATAGACCCACATCATGGGTGCTTGGTACAATGTTAACGCAAAAATGTTCAAGAAGTTGGTGAATATATGAGGCAATTGAAACCAGAATTAGGGGCATGGGTCAGTATCGGCTCGTATATTATTCTCTCTTTAGCTAAGTTATACATCGGATATATGTCAAATTCTGAGGCATTAAAAGCTGATGGATGGAATAATTTTACAGATATTCTTGCGTCTACCGCTATTTTAATTGGATTGCTTATTGCAAAAAAACCACGCGACGACAATCATCCATACGGCCATTCCCGAGCGGAACACATTTCATCTTTAATTGCAGCGTTTATCATGATGTCAATTGGAGTGGATGTGTTAATAAATGTGATGCAAACGTTAAAAGAAGGGGAGTATGTCAAACCGGATTGGATAGCGGTATGGACAGCAGGTGCTTCAGCTATATTTATGTTTTTTGTATATATGTTTAACAAACGTTTAGCGATGATGACAAATAGTCAAGCACTTGCTGCTGCGGCTAAAGACCATCTATCCGATGTACTTGTTAGTGTAGGCACAGTTGTTGGGGTCATTGGCGCTCAGTTACATATACGTTGGCTTGATCCCGTTACGGCGTTTGTTATTGGATTTATGATTTGTAAGACAGCATGGGATATTTTTAGAGAAGCTTCCCATACATTGACGGACGGTTTTGATGATAATATGTTAAAGCAATATAAACAAGAAATTGAGCGTATTGACGGTGTGGAACAAGTAGTAGACATTAAAGGGAGAATGTATGGCAATGAAGTGGCCATCGATGTTACAATTTGTGTTGCCCCCTATTTAAATGTTGTGACAAGTCATGATATTGCAGATCGAGTTGAACAACTGCTCGAGCAAAAATATGGAGTCGTTCACGCACACGTTCATATTGAACCATACAAACAAAACCATATGTTTCGCGGGGAGTGAGATGATAAAGAAGGGAGTTACAAAATGGAGAATAAAAAAATAGGGGCGATTTACGCTCTATTTGCCTATGTATTATGGGGAATATTGCCTTTATACTGGAAAATGCTGCAACATATTAGAGCAGAAGAGATTTTATCTTATCGAATCGTCACTTCTTTTTTATTTATGGTGGCATTGTTATTTATTCAAAAAAGCTGGTCTACATTTTTGCATACATGTCAATGGTTATGGAAAGAAAAAAAGCAAGCCGTAGCGTCCGTTATGGCAGCGTTTCTTATTAGTGCCAATTGGTTTATTTACATATGGGCTGTCAATCATGATCATATGGTTGAAGCAAGTTTAGGGTATTACATGAATCCATTGTTAAATGTCGTATTAGGAGTTATCGTGTTAAAAGAACGACTTTATAAATGGCAAGTTGTGTCATTTATTTTAGCGGCTGTTGGTGTGGTGTTTATGACGATTGAATACGGTAAATTCCCGTGGATTGCATTGTCGCTTGCTTGTAGTTTCGCGTTGTATAGCCTCGTGAAAAAAGTGATCAAAGTTGATGCGACAATCGGTTTAACGATCGAAACGATGTTTGTTGCTCCTTTTGCGCTAGCATGGATTATTCATTCATTTAGTCAATGGCATGGGCCTTCTTTTTCGTTGACGACAATGGTTTTGCTTGCGGGTGCTGGCCCCGCAACCGCTCTGCCGCTTTTATATTTTTCGAAAGGGGCTCAACATATTTCGTTAACTGTTTTAGGCTTTTTACAGTACATCTCTCCAACATTAAGTTTATTGCTTGGTGTGTTTTTGTTTCACGAGCCGTTTACAAACGCTCATATGTATGCATTTAGTTGTATTTGGACGGCTTTGCTTTTATTTTCACTTTCAAGCACATGGGAGAAACGAAGAGAAAAATCATTAAACGTATAACGTCTGTCGGTGAGACAGGCGTTTTTTTTCACCCATTTTTTCAAAAACCATAACGTTTTCCCTAGTCGTTGAATAGGTTGTTAGTACAAGAAGGAGGTGTCAAAAGATGAGTGGAGGACATCATCACGGCGGTGGTTTCGCGTTAATTGTTGTATTGTTTATTTTGTTAATCATTGTTGGTAGTGCTTATATTGGTGGCTGGGGATATTAATTAAACGATAAAGGAGGAAATGCATCATGTACGGATATGGCTATGGATATGGATATGGTTATCCAGGATACGGAAAAACATTTGTGCTCATCGTCGTACTTTTTATCTTGCTTATTATCGTCGGCGCAGCTTGGTGCTAAAAAGCAAGAGGGGGCTCCCTCTTGCTTTTATATATGTTTCCATTTTTGTCGTAATCGTACGAATAACAATATGGCGCCTGAGGCTAGACCGGTAATAAGACCGATCCAATATCCAAACGGTCCAGCAGTTGTATAATGAGCGAATATATATCCGACAGGCAAACCGACGAACCAATACGATACAAGCGCAATAAAAAACGGAAAACGAACGTCTTTGTATCCACGTAATGCTCCTTGAATAGGAGCGGCAATGGCATCAGAAAATTGGAAAAATAAAACATATAACAAAAACTGTTTCGTCCATTGCAAAACGTGTTTATCATTCGTATATAGGAAAGCGATCGGTTCACGAAATAATAGTAGAACGATAGAGGCAACAATAGCCATCATTACAGCAGATGAAATGCCGATGATACAATAACGTTTGGCATGTTCTAAGCGACTAGCACCTACTTCAAAACCAACAATAATTGTTAAAGTAAGCGAAACGCTTAGTGGAATCATATATAAAAGTGAACCGAAATTTAATGCTGCTTGATGAGCGGCGATTGCCGTTGTTCCAAATTGACTCATTAACAACGTGACAGCAGAAAAAATACTCGTTTCAAAAAAGATCGCTAGTCCAATAGGTATACCGATCAAAATTAATTGCTTCCAAATGGATAACGAGATCGGATGAAGTTTCTTAAGTATATTGTACGTTGAAAAAGGTTTACGAAAGCGAATGAGCAGAAACGCACATAGTAACAAGCAACAATATGTTATGCTTGTGGCGTACCCAGCGCCCACCCCACCGAATGCAGGTACACCCCATCGTCCGAAAATGAATATATCGTTTAATAAAACGTTTAAAGGGAGTGAGCATAACGTTAACGTCATTGTAACTTTTGTTTGACCGAGCGCATCCATAAAGGAGCGGAGAACGTAATAAATAAAAATCGGGACAATGCCAATACATAATGCTTGTAAATATTGATAGGCAACGATTTGAACATTGCTCTCGATATACATGTTTTCCAATAAAATAGGGACGAGAAAATAAATAATTGTCAACACAAAGCAGGCAAAAATGATCGCCAAGTATATTGCCTGCTCGACCGTTCGAGAAATACGCTCATGATCTTTTGCCCCAAACGCTTGGGAAACGATGGGAGTTAGACCTGTCAATACCCCGCCAATTCCTGTAAATATAGCAATCCAAATGTTTGAGCCGATGGCTACACCCGCTAAATCAACTGAGCTATATTTTCCTGTCATCGTCACATCAAAAAAATTCATCATATATAAGCTGATTTGGGTAAGAAAAACAGGGAATAGTATATGTAAAAACTGTTTTATTTTTTCTTTTAACGTATATGTTTCTTTCATTTTTTCCTCCGAAAATACGTGTAAAAATATAGACAGACGATATTATAACATATCATTTTTTCACATTCATAGATAATCCTCTTGCTTTTCATGTTATGTTTTGTTACATTAAAAAAGTCGTTTTTTAATTATAAACATCAGGTGAGGTGACGAGTATGCAATTATTACAAACGATCGTATCCTTTTTAAACAACATATTATGGTCGTATGTTTTGATCGCACTTTTAATTATCGTTGGGTTGTACTTTACGTTCCGCACAAAGTTTGTTCAATTTCGTTATTTCGGTGAAATGTTCCGTGTCATTACAGAAGGGCCAGAAAAAACAGGTGCGATTTCGTCGTTACAAGCGTTTTTTATGAGTACAGCGTCTCGCGTTGGAACAGGTAACTTAGCCGGTGTTGCGTTAGCGATTTCTGTCGGTGGACCTGGTGCGGTATTTTGGATGTGGCTAATTGCTCTCATTGGGGGGGCATCAAGTTTTGTGGAAAGCACGCTTGCTCAAATTTATAAGGTGAAAGATGGAAACGGTTATCGTGGAGGCCCAGCGTATTATATCGAGCAAGGACTCAAGAAACGTTGGCTTGGTATATTGTTTGCTGTTTTAATTACGTTTTCATTTGGTCTTGTATTTAACTCTGTTCAGGCAAATACGATTACGTTCGCGTTTGAACATGCTTTTCAAATGGACCGTACAGTAATTGGTGTTGTGCTTACTATTTTAACTGCCTTTATTATTTTCGGTGGTGTGCATCGTGTAGCAAAGGCATCATCTGTTATTGTTCCAGTGATGGCTAGTTTGTATTTATTGATTGCGTTTTATGTTGTTTTAACGAACATTACGGAGTTGCCAGCAGTATTTTCTTTAATTTTCAAAAATGCATTCGGTATTGAGCAAGCTGTTGGAGGAGGATTCGGCGCAGCAATCATGATGGGAATTAAGCGCGGTTTATTCTCGAATGAGGCTGGAATGGGTAGTGCGCCAAATGCTGCCGCAACAGCAGAAGTTTCACATCCTGTGAAACAAGGGTTAATTCAAACATTAGGCGTATTTGTTGATACATTAGTTGTTTGTAGTGCGACAGCATTTATGATTTTATTATCAGGCGATTACATGAAAGAAGGGCTC
It encodes:
- a CDS encoding purine-nucleoside phosphorylase, giving the protein MSVHIGAKEHEIADKILLPGDPLRAKYIAETFLEGATCYNQVRGMLGFTGTYKGHRISVQGTGMGVPSISIYVTELMQSYNVQTLIRVGTCGAIQKDVKVRDVILAMTSSTDSQMNRMTFGGIDYAPTANFDLLKTAYEIGKEKGLQLKVGSVFTADMFYNENAQFEKLARYGVLAVEMETTALYTLAAKFGRKALSVLTVSDHILTGEETTAEERQTTFNEMIEVALETAIRQ
- a CDS encoding peptidase M15, translated to MKKWLCCFVIIVSGCQSFGSLEPEQKPSKPPVQVEEPSSEAPIPSSETKEQEELVLEERFWNQIEVQNGVKVIINPDNILALVNKEQQLPADYKPADLVIPNVPFTFKETDVEKRHMRAEAAKALESMFTAAKQQQVLLYAVSGYRSYERQQQLFASEVQRSGEEKAVVAVAMPGKSEHQTGLAMDITSPSIQYAITPAFGDTREGKWVAEHAHEFGFIIRYPKGKEHITKYQYEPWHLRYVGVKAAKIIYEKQITLEEYFQIVKKI
- a CDS encoding sodium:proton antiporter codes for the protein MNAVIISVLVMLILSLMRMNVVFSLLIASLVGGWFGNLGLSKTVESFSEGLGNSAEVALSYALLGGFAIAISKTGLPNAIVHVIIKIVGKQGEEKRTQYSKALVLLFILLMSCFSQNLIPIHIAFIPILIPPLLHVLNELQVDRRLVASIITFGLITPYMWLPTGFGAIFHDIVQSNMAQGGLVVAKSDIPKAMFLPSLGMIVGLLLAFFTYRKPRTYKQVKLENEGTSSFQRRGVWFAVMAVIVALTVQLALDSMIFGAFAGIVVIYLSGCIRLAESDGLLTEGMRMMAFIGFVMLSASGFANVLKQTGHIEKLVEQAASLIGHHAALGALLMLIVGLFITMGIGSSFSTVPIIATIFVPLCVKLGLSPMATIAIIGAAGALGDAGSPASDSTLGPTSGLNVDGQHHHIWDTCVPTFIHYNIPVIIFAWIAAIVL
- a CDS encoding transporter, translated to MRQLKPELGAWVSIGSYIILSLAKLYIGYMSNSEALKADGWNNFTDILASTAILIGLLIAKKPRDDNHPYGHSRAEHISSLIAAFIMMSIGVDVLINVMQTLKEGEYVKPDWIAVWTAGASAIFMFFVYMFNKRLAMMTNSQALAAAAKDHLSDVLVSVGTVVGVIGAQLHIRWLDPVTAFVIGFMICKTAWDIFREASHTLTDGFDDNMLKQYKQEIERIDGVEQVVDIKGRMYGNEVAIDVTICVAPYLNVVTSHDIADRVEQLLEQKYGVVHAHVHIEPYKQNHMFRGE
- a CDS encoding protein RarD, translated to MENKKIGAIYALFAYVLWGILPLYWKMLQHIRAEEILSYRIVTSFLFMVALLFIQKSWSTFLHTCQWLWKEKKQAVASVMAAFLISANWFIYIWAVNHDHMVEASLGYYMNPLLNVVLGVIVLKERLYKWQVVSFILAAVGVVFMTIEYGKFPWIALSLACSFALYSLVKKVIKVDATIGLTIETMFVAPFALAWIIHSFSQWHGPSFSLTTMVLLAGAGPATALPLLYFSKGAQHISLTVLGFLQYISPTLSLLLGVFLFHEPFTNAHMYAFSCIWTALLLFSLSSTWEKRREKSLNV
- a CDS encoding sporulation protein YjcZ; the protein is MSGGHHHGGGFALIVVLFILLIIVGSAYIGGWGY
- a CDS encoding sporulation protein YjcZ, whose product is MYGYGYGYGYGYPGYGKTFVLIVVLFILLIIVGAAWC
- a CDS encoding MATE family efflux transporter yields the protein MKETYTLKEKIKQFLHILFPVFLTQISLYMMNFFDVTMTGKYSSVDLAGVAIGSNIWIAIFTGIGGVLTGLTPIVSQAFGAKDHERISRTVEQAIYLAIIFACFVLTIIYFLVPILLENMYIESNVQIVAYQYLQALCIGIVPIFIYYVLRSFMDALGQTKVTMTLTLCSLPLNVLLNDIFIFGRWGVPAFGGVGAGYATSITYCCLLLCAFLLIRFRKPFSTYNILKKLHPISLSIWKQLILIGIPIGLAIFFETSIFSAVTLLMSQFGTTAIAAHQAALNFGSLLYMIPLSVSLTLTIIVGFEVGASRLEHAKRYCIIGISSAVMMAIVASIVLLLFREPIAFLYTNDKHVLQWTKQFLLYVLFFQFSDAIAAPIQGALRGYKDVRFPFFIALVSYWFVGLPVGYIFAHYTTAGPFGYWIGLITGLASGAILLFVRLRQKWKHI
- a CDS encoding sodium:alanine symporter family protein; protein product: MQLLQTIVSFLNNILWSYVLIALLIIVGLYFTFRTKFVQFRYFGEMFRVITEGPEKTGAISSLQAFFMSTASRVGTGNLAGVALAISVGGPGAVFWMWLIALIGGASSFVESTLAQIYKVKDGNGYRGGPAYYIEQGLKKRWLGILFAVLITFSFGLVFNSVQANTITFAFEHAFQMDRTVIGVVLTILTAFIIFGGVHRVAKASSVIVPVMASLYLLIAFYVVLTNITELPAVFSLIFKNAFGIEQAVGGGFGAAIMMGIKRGLFSNEAGMGSAPNAAATAEVSHPVKQGLIQTLGVFVDTLVVCSATAFMILLSGDYMKEGLDGITLTQTALSTHIGEWAKGFVAVSVFLFAYSSIIGNYYYGETNIEFIRSSKMSLLIYRLAVLAMVIWGSVSSIQIVWDLADLFMAFMVIVNLVSIFLLGRVAFAALKDYMTQRKQGKNPVFYARNIGVDHEVQCWKEEQVNLKKEA